In Nicotiana tabacum cultivar K326 chromosome 11, ASM71507v2, whole genome shotgun sequence, a single window of DNA contains:
- the LOC142166043 gene encoding uncharacterized protein LOC142166043, whose protein sequence is MIKLNCDGAFSSNNNAAGLGGAFRNSKRDWIVGFHKTSQPISPTHVKLLALLEGLKIAKEMNFLNLKIETDCTDVIKLIYEDNSNFSNIVFECRWLMHQLKLPHLKHNFREGNEVAYLLAKQAIRNPSSSKYLYHACPLFFVEQEVIKNKYGVCNSVRSISTNVCNYLATMGNSNALKISTMPM, encoded by the coding sequence ATGATCAAATTAAATTGTGATGGTGCTTTTTCTAGTAACAATAATGCTGCTGGACTTGGTGGAGCATTCCGAAATAGTAAAAGAGATTGGATTGTGGGTTTCCACAAAACAAGCCAACCAATTTCTCCTACTCATGTAAAGCTATTGGCATTGCTAGAAGGACTAAAAATTGCAAAAGAAATGAACTTCCTAAATCTGAAAATTGAAACTGATTGTACGGATGTCATCAAACTTATTTATGAGGATAACTCTAACTTCTCTAATATTGTTTTTGAATGCAGATGGTTAATGCACCAATTGAAGCTCCCACACCTGAAGCATAATTTCAGGGAAGGAAATGAGGTGGCATATTTACTGGCCAAACAAGCCATCAGGAACCCATCATCATCAAAGTATTTATACCATGCATGTCCACTCTTTTTTGTCGAACAAGAAGTGATCAAGAACAAGTATGGAGTTTGTAATAGTGTTAGGAGTATTTCTACAAATGTTTGTAACTAtttggccactatgggcaacagtAATGCCCTAAAAATATCTACTATGCCTATGTAG
- the LOC107781806 gene encoding MADS-box transcription factor 23-like produces MGTGKKKIEIKQIMKAASRMVTFSKRRKGLFKKALELESMTGARVAAIVFSPTGKPYISGDVNSAIDRHFSSSIDPSSGSYDVSSGSSESRSSPLRNGLCNWLENIG; encoded by the coding sequence aTGGGGACGGGAAAGAAGAAGATAGAAATCAAGCAAATCATGAAGGCAGCATCAAGAATGGTGACATTCTCCAAAAGACGTAAAGGgcttttcaagaaagctttagaACTCGAATCCATGACTGGTGCTCGTGTTGCTGCCATTGTTTTCTCACCCACTGGAAAACCTTACATTTCCGGCGATGTTAATTCCGCCATTGACAGACACTTTTCTAGTTCTATAGATCCATCATCTGGTTCTTATGATGTTTCTAGCGGCTCTTCTGAGTCGAGATCATCGCCATTGAGGAACGGTCTCTGTAATTGGTTAGAGAATATCGGTTAG
- the LOC107781805 gene encoding UDP-glycosyltransferase 86A1 has translation MEPEENIKPHAIMIPAPLQGHIVPFTHLAINLASKGLTITFVNTQSTHQRLMKAQSVSGSSLDYDIFTEARKSGLDIRYTTICDGFPLNFDRARNHNQFMEGLLHVFSAHVDDLVGNLVDSNHNPPVSCLIADSFYVWPSEIAKKYNLVNISFWTEPALAFTSYYHMDLLRSNGHFGSQDNREDMIHYIPGVQAIEPRDLPSYIQDPEPWSIMHRYIFKSLEDAKKADMIICNTVQELESSTISALQEKKPFYAIGPIFPNGFTKSVAPTNLWVESDCIEWLNTKPKGSVMYISFGSLANISRQDVLEIAHGLLLSSVSFIWVVRPDITWSKETDLLPSGFEDDVKDRGLVVPWCSQIDVISHPAIRGFLTHCGWNSVLESIWCKVPMLCFPIFTDQFTNRKLVVSEWKVGFDLCSGRILRRQEIAQKINCFTSEANELRINLEETRKQLEDALSENGSSGRNYKQLVCDLKSKILQKSKINNTSLL, from the exons ATGGAACCAGAAGAAAACATAAAGCCACATGCCATAATGATACCAGCGCCTCTTCAAGGTCACATTGTACCATTCACTCATCTTGCAATAAATCTTGCATCCAAAGGTCTCACCATAACTTTTGTCAATACACAATCAACTCATCAAAGGCTGATGAAAGCTCAATCAGTATCTGGCAGCTCTCTCgattatgatattttcactgagGCACGAAAATCAGGCCTTGATATTCGATACACAACGATATGTGATGGTTTCCCACTGAATTTCGATCGAGCAAGGAACCACAATCAGTTCATGGAGGGATTATTACATGTTTTCTCAGCACATGTGGATGATCTCGTAGGAAATCTTGTCGATTCAAACCATAATCCTCCAGTTTCTTGCCTAATAGCTGATAGTTTCTATGTTTGGCCATCAGAGATTGCCAAGAAGTATAATCTTGTTAACATATCATTCTGGACTGAACCAGCTCTGGCATTTACAAGTTACTATCATATGGACCTCCTAAGAAGTAATGGTCACTTTGGTTCTCAAG ATAATCGTGAGGACATGATACATTATATACCAGGCGTTCAGGCTATTGAACCGAGAGATCTTCCTTCATACATTCAAGATCCCGAGCCATGGAGCATAATGCACCGCTACATATTCAAGTCACTTGAAGATGCAAAGAAAGCAGATATGATCATCTGCAACACAGTACAAGAACTAGAGTCTTCAACAATCTCAGCTTTACAAGAGAAGAAGCCATTTTATGCCATAGGACCAATTTTCCCAAATGGCTTCACCAAAAGTGTTGCACCAACAAACCTGTGGGTGGAATCAGACTGCATCGAGTGGCTAAACACCAAGCCAAAAGGTTCAGTTATGTACATATCATTTGGAAGTCTTGCAAATATTAGTAGACAAGATGTTCTTGaaatagctcatggacttctccttAGCAGTGTGAGCTTTATTTGGGTGGTTCGTCCCGACATCACATGGTCTAAGGAAACTGATCTTTTGCCATCAGGATTTGAGGACGACGTAAAAGACAGAGGATTAGTTGTGCCATGGTGTAGCCAAATCGATGTAATTTCACATCCAGCTATAAGAGGATTCTTGACGCATTGTGGGTGGAATTCAGTATTGGAGAGTATTTGGTGCAAAGTTCCAATGTTATGTTTTCCGATATTCACCGATCAATTTACTAACAGGAAACTGGTGGTTAGTGAGTGGAAGGTTGGTTTTGATCTTTGCAGTGGCAGAATCCTCAGAAGACAAGAAATTGCACAGAAAATAAACTGTTTCACTTCTGAAGCCAATGAATTAAGGATCAACTTAGAGGAAACAAGGAAGCAGCTCGAAGATGCGTTATCCGAAAATGGATCTTCAGGAAGAAATTACAAACAATTAGTCTGTGAcctcaagtccaaaattcttCAGAAAAGCAAGATTAACAACACAAGCTTACTTTAG